In Paenibacillus thermoaerophilus, a single genomic region encodes these proteins:
- a CDS encoding IS3 family transposase, whose protein sequence is RFYNNERLQAKLNGLSPMEFRTKAA, encoded by the coding sequence TCCGTTTTTACAATAACGAGCGATTACAGGCAAAACTAAACGGCCTCAGTCCCATGGAATTCAGGACCAAGGCCGCTTAA